The Homo sapiens chromosome 5, GRCh38.p14 Primary Assembly genome includes a window with the following:
- the LOC124901110 gene encoding uncharacterized protein LOC124901110, which translates to MKREKWGGETGHKEERWEPGERGRTRGRSRIRRAPLCQSPTNNPPVAPLTPDGGESAESSWVRDGSVLLRVPRTARDLAAGSDPQAWNLSPRQLLERAPAPPSPGRRESAGAARTRCWLWNARLLGTAPGTPGPGAPATPAQLLLQRPLRAAFGEKGTCERRERPGRLGLPFHVATHSPRSRGHVAWLLRVSPLWIVNREGWPKMCPPRPFQL; encoded by the coding sequence ATgaaaagggagaaatggggaggagAGACCGGACATAAAGAAGAACGTTGGGAGCCCGGGGAAAGGGGCCGCACTAGAGGTAGGTCGCGAATCCGAAGAGCTCCGCTCTGCCAGAGCCCCACAAACAATCCCCCGGTGGCCCCACTCACCCCAGATGGCGGCGAGTCTGCGGAAAGTTCCTGGGTCAGGGATGGCTCGGTGCTTCTCAGGGTCCCCAGGACTGCACGGGATCTGGCAGCTGGAAGCGACCCCCAGGCCTGGAACCTCAGCCCTAGGCAGCTCCTGGAACGTGCCCCGGCTCCTCCGAGCCCCGGGAGGCGGGAGAGCGCAGGAGCGGCCAGGACGCGCTGCTGGCTCTGGAATGCGCGGCTGCTGGGGACCGCCCCCGGAACGCCCGGTCCCGGGGCCCCGGCAACTCCAGCTCAGCTCCTCCTCCAGCGTCCCCTGCGGGCTGCGTTCGGGGAGAAAGGAACCTGCGAGAGAAGGGAGAGACCAGGGCGTCTCGGGCTCCCCTTCCACGTTGCCACACACTCGCCGCGTAGCCGTGGACATGTCGCTTGGCTTCTGAGGGTCTCCCCTCTCTGGATTGTAAACCGAGAGGGTTGGCCTAAAATGTGTCCTCCACGACCTTTCCAGCTATAG